Genomic window (Gasterosteus aculeatus chromosome 1, fGasAcu3.hap1.1, whole genome shotgun sequence):
ACCATGATTCAactattattcatttattacacAATGAGAGGCTACTTTGATGCAGCAACATCAAGTGATCGCGACTTGGTCACTTGTGCCGCTGCCTGCTGAACAAAAAAGGCTCAAACCTCCTGAATTTTCAAAGGTTCATGTGAATACTTGATAGTTATCAAAGTGCCGCCGTGTAGACTGACTGTAGACGTTGggaatgagaaaaacaaaaacaaacttcttttaaaaaaaagacgaaCTTTATTGAAGACATTCTTGAATGTCCACAACTGTGTTTGATATTAGAGTGGTATTCAAAGAACAATAAAAAGACACTGGGACAgcacataaaaaaatattttttttaaaataaagaaaaatacatcaacTCAGAAATCTAAATCTTGAGTTGTACCACCTAAGGACTAGTTACTTTGTTACTGATTTTTTTGTTCTCCTAACTTGTTACACAATATGGCAGGAGATGAACAACGACCacaaaaaaatctcaaacttAAGATATGTAGTGTTAACTTtacaaaggaaaagaagaataaCACTGTACATCTTAGAAACATTAAATATACACAGGTTCTTGTTCCGTCTGACTTATGTTTCAAGATGGTGAATTGAGTATATTAGAATTATATGGCATGAACCAAACTCCCATCCTGAAGCAGTTTactcatcatcgtcatcatcgtcgtcgtcatcatcgtcgtcttcgtcctcatcgtcgtcatcatctgCTGTGGCGGCAGCGGGGGAATCCACTGTGCCCTTTGTGCGGTAAGCAACGACATCCTATGGAGGGGCGCGACAAATGTGTCTTTAGCACCAGAGTCTCACAGACTTCTCATGAAATgatcttctaaagactaaataagAAATTGGGTGTTCTTACCTTTTCGtatttctccttcagcttggcAGCCTTCTTCTCATACGGCTGCTTGTTCTCTGCAGATGAGCCGTTCCACATCTCTCCCAACTTCTTTGCTGTGTCCCCGATGGTTAGACCGGGATGCTCACTTTTGACCTTGGGACGAAAGTCTCCACAGAACAGAAAGAACGCAGACCTGTAGGACAAAGAGGGGTCAGAATAATGATCACAATCCACTAGTTACTgtgagaaaaaaatgactttggTGGTAGAGCAAGTTCATTGTGGTACATACGGTGGTCTCTTGGGGGCGTTGGGGTCCTTGTAGCGCTTCTTCTTCTGGCCCTTGGGGGGATCGTAATTCTTCATGTCCTTCTCATAACGCACCTTGTCGAGTTTGGCCATGTCTTCAAACTtgcctttctctttctgtgaCATTGTCTTTGGGGGAAGTAAAAAAACACCGTTTCAAACAATCTTGAAGACATAGGCTATTTGTAGAACAAATAATGGATAGAAACATGAGTTCAGATGTTAATACAAATGCACTTTACCTTCCATCGCTCGGAGCATTTCTTGGAAAACTCTGCAAAGTTGACGGAGGCGTCGGGatgtttcttcttgtgttcCTCGCGGCACGTCTGAACAAAGTAGGCATATGAGGACATTCTGCCCTTCGGCTTCCTAGGATCCTTCCCCATCTTGGATCGCTAAagaaacatgaaaagaaaatatatgaTAATATAAGACAAACGTATCCATGCATAATTATGCAGCAATGGCAACATCCAAATAAATCCCTGGTCAATTGCCCCGCTCTTGCTTTGTCAGTCTATTGTTTAAATCGGGTGGTGGGAGGGTCTCTGGGATAACTAACAATACGCTGTGCGTAGAGGCCAACATGAGGCATTATTTCACATTCAACAATTTAGTTTAgttgaaatgtatttcaagCATTATATCACGATGATATAACTTCATTTAATGGAGGTCGTGAAAACAGAACGCGTGGAAAATGCTATCGCCGAGCTACGCTCGCCTCCCATTCAAATAGCATGTAGATGAGTAGCGTCGGATTGGCATTAGCTTCCACTGAATTCATTTGTTCGTTAGCCGCTAGCCGCAGTGAGTCCACACTCGCTTTGTTCTCCGACTGTATCGGCGTTAGCCTTtcagctaagctagctagctttaGCTAGCTCGCGCGCTGCTAATTTCATGAGACGATTATTAAAATGGCTGATTTGATTGCGAACAATGGCTAACGGGGATGCCACCACACCagccgccttttttttttttttttttttttttacaggccctttccccccccccccccctctccctcccccatcgGCAACGGCCTGTCTGCATAATGCAGATTGTTGGGTTTAAAGTTTCGATAAAAGTGGTATTGAACGCGCGTGCGGATGCTCCGCCCGCATCCCAGtcaccgccgctgctgctgcttcagcaaCCGTCAGATGTAGAAACGCACGTTCACCTTCTCGCGGCCGTTAGCTCGCGCGCTAGCAACGCGACCGGCCACCACGACGAGCGGCGCTTCACGCGTTAGCGGGACGTTGCGACAGCCCGGGCGCAATGGCTGGACCGGTCACTGGGTGATGTGCACCGCGTCCCGCTTGGGCTGTTACACACGGGCCGAACGGTGATGTCAGCGCAGCTTAAGTTTACGGGACCGTGTTAAACATCAGCTAAAAAAAAGGGCTCGCTACAGGCGTTAGCATCGGATTGAGCTCAGTCACGCAGCCCGACGGCGTATATAGTTCACGCGCCCGTCTATGCGGTCTTAAAAGTTACACACGGTTTCATTCGCAACAGTTCCGCGGTGGTCTCTCGGCGTGCGGCACGCAAGGCAACATGCACAATGCTCACCCCAACGACGGCGCTATATGACGCCAGCTTTACGACGGTACGGCTCAAACAATGGAAGGAAAAGTAGCGATCGGCTGCGCGGTCGTTTCTCTGCGAGGAAGCCCGTGTGCCTGCGCGTCGGGCTCCGCCTGACGGACATTGGCTGCCGTAAAGTCCTTGGTGTCTCCGATTGGACGCGCGCTGTCTCGGTCCTGCTTGTTGTGCAGTTGGTTAGAAAAAAACAGCGTCGGTGGCGCTAAACTTGAATGTCGAACGTCAGACGACAGTGAGTTCGATTCCGGGTGAAGGTAAAGGTGGATGTTGTGCACAGACTATTCATTAAGTACCGAATTAATAGCTGCGGGTGAGAGCGTTACGGTGTAATAGACCGAGAGTTGTGTATGATCTTGCTTAGTTAATTACATGTCACAAACATATTCGTAtattaagattattattatttaacgtGTGTGGTTGAGCATGAGTGCAGTTAGAAAGAAATCACATGGAGCAAGCTGGTGGACTTTATTCTCTAAATTTCTTATGAACTATATCATTAATTGCAAAAAGGAGACTTGTCAATTTTCGCTAAGGCCAACAAATTGTTCTAtgaaatagttatatatatatttagtaggTTCATATGCTGTAATATACAATACATGTACAGTATTACTATTTGAAAATCCAATAGTAATAGCAATAAAGTTTAGCGATAAATGACTTTAATGACTGTGTGGTTTTCCACCACTAAGGCACATGGCAacgttgcatttttaatgcATCTCCCCTGCTGAGCAAGTCCTTGTGGCCATTCAGATGTTGTAGCTCTCCATAACCACAGCAGCTAGAAACCTTCCATTCCACTTTTGCCGCGATTAAAACACTACCTAAGAGACaaactttcacttttttttcacaaattaaGGATCCACAGTGGTCAGTAATGCTTTCTAGCAAACCACTGATGActtgaaagaaatgaaaatgcaaCGGTTTTCATTATACTGAAAACAACCACAGCACAAGATTCCGAAAACTGTGGGCACCAATGGCAACCAAAGGTAATGTTAAACCATGGATCGCCTTCGTAGAGAATGGAACGGCTTACCTGAAAGTAACTTAATCATTTTAGTTGTCATTATAGTTGATCTCATTACTCTCTTGCATTTATAATGCATCTTGCTTGCTTGCATCTTGGTTTGCTGTTATATGATATGTGAATCTTGTTACCTTGTGCAATTAAGATAAAAGACATAATGCATTATTTTTTAGACATTGCAGAGTCATGTCTTAATAATGCTCCTATTTACCCTTTCAGCATTAtagttaaatatataaatgtataaatatagcaAGAATACTATTTTATTATGCTATTAATTTTTGTTGATTCCAGTTGTGAGTGGAACAACTGTCATTGTCCCCCTCAGCTGAAGATGAGTCCAAATAAGATTGTCAAGCTAAAAAAGACTCACAATACAAAGGTTTTCACGGTATTTCTAAAATTTGCATATTTGTTATTTTCCGAATTCACGGTTGCATTGTGCATTTTTCTCTAGAGGGCAAACAGTGGTGGGATCCATATGAAACATCCAACAGAAGACAATTCATCTGCCATCCAAAGTCGGCAGCAGAGATTCTGGTGTAAGTTCTGTCTACAGGCGTGTGGTGAGGGTCTGAATAGGCATTTAAAACATGTGCGTTTGTTTCTCTCTGGGTGTaactgtgtgtacctgtgtggaTGCATCGTGCAGCTGCCCAACGTCAACTTTTGTAGACTCCTCTTCGAAGTCTGGAGCTCTTGGTTCAACGGTGTACAACAGGGATTTTGGCTGGAAGCCGCCCTGTAAACCTGAATGCATTCGCACAGGAACGGCTTCGGGGCAGAGGAGAAACAACCCGCACCCCAGTCAGGTCTGGTATTTAGGCTGAGTTAGCCTCAAGTTTGCATTCATAGCTGAATGCCACGCTTGACCTCTCGCTGTGTATTGTAACCTTTTAATCTAAGTTGTTGTCTTTTCCACATCAAGTCTTTCCTGAAGTGGAGCCTGCCTGGGGATGCCACACAAAGCTCTGAGTATGTTGTCTTCCCTCGCGAATGTCACCCATCTGAGGGGGAGATCCGTATGGCTTTGACAGCACAGTACAGCTCCATCTACAGATGTGACTACGCGGGTATGCCGCAAGGTATGACAAGTCAGTTCAGTCTTGTGTATGCGAAATCATGCAGGAAGGGCCGAACGACTCACATTCAGGAGCAGAAATCTCCCAAATAAAACAGTCAAGAAATGTCCCTCTACagctctctgttttgtttttgttgcggAAACTGCTTGACAGGACACAATCATCGTAATAACGGAGAAGTTAGAATTGCACCTTGGCAGAGCAGGCCGGAAGTGCCCCTTCCTGCCGATACCGAGATGAGGGAGAATTATCGCCAGCCAAAGCAAAAGCCTGGACTGCAGAGGAACTACTCTCCTTACAGCTGCAGCGCCCCCAGCATGGGATGCTGTGGTATAGGTACTATATGCTAAGGAACGATACGACTGTAAAAGAAGTAAAGGGGGCTTTTAATTCGGCGAGGTAATGCTTTCTATCAATGATTACCCTGTGTGTTGCAGTTCCCACTGTGGTGCAGAGACAGGCTCAGCAGAAAAGATCACATTTGACAAACTATGACAGGTTTTGCGGAAAGACAGACACTAATGTCCCAAATATGATCAAGTCTCTGCTGCCCCAGGAGCTGCAGCACTTACACAGAACTTTACCTGAGGAGGGTGAGCGTCACCATTACACGATTGCAAACTGATTTTGATTTTTGTCGGATGGTGAActcatgttttgtttatttttgctttgCAGTAAAGGAGGCTTTAAAACCGGTCACGAGGATCGATGCTCATCCAAACACTGGGGATGAAGTAAACAAACTCCCACCAGTTGAGCTTCATTCCTGCTCACCAAAGGGGATATCAAGTTGGACAGGACCCTTCTGAATCTTATTGCTTATGATAGTTTGTCGTTTtatatcttttttgttttatgctaGGGAGGCAAACTGTAATAAACTTTAATGGTGCACTCAGCAGATTTCTCCAAGTGTTTCTGCGACAACCACTGCCGATTTAATCAAAATTCTGTCTTTCTGAATGTTTGGTCATAattgtaactttttaaaattgctATTACATTTGAATggcagaaaaaacacaatggTTGAATATGCGACCAGCTCAATTTCACGAAATACTATACACATAATctgcttttcaaaaaaaaaattacgaTGCAAGCCCTAAAATTAGTCCCACTGTTTACTAAAACAATGACAGCTAACATTGGGGCCTTTTTATAAAAGCATGTGTTAGCTATAGAGTTGGAGTAATGTATGCTTTCTTTTACTTTATGTACTAAATGATGTCTgtattgctttaaaaaataGTTTCAAGGGATTTGAGGTGTTCTGCCGCTGGTTTGTGCGGTTGTGTAGATTGTGCGTAGTGTCTTGACaaaattttccttttttttcaaatagtaCCAAAGCAATGTAAAAAAACGCAACAGCTCTCTGACCTTATCTATCCTGTTTGCAGATGATATCAAGACAGAATAAAATGCGTTGCATTCATCTAACAGGTTCTCTCTCTACAGAATAACACATggacattttaaattattctgtCTTGCGTTGTGAATTAATGTTATGCCAGTCTTTCCAAAcagaataatatatttataaatttgTCATTTATCCATTCTGTTGCAATGAAAATGAACGATGGCCTGAAATGATCAACTAAAGGATTAAAGTACAATCAAAACTGTGTAAGATATTGTTTGTTTGCAAACTGAGgctgtttctctccctgtaaGTGCCGGTTCTTGTGTTTAGTCATGCAGTCTCAGTTGACACTCTTGGTTTCTTAGTAACCATGGGGCCACCTGCTCCGCTCAGGTGTAATGTTAGAGTGTCAGGTAGACTGATGTCCGATTAACATCTTTTCGCAGTTCTGACTGAAGAAATGTGCCGCACGCAAGTCTGcgtttttacattacatcaaactTCGAGATACATCATCTAACAAGGATGCCATTGGGCAAAAAGGTCCGCTCATCTTCTGCTTCAGGAAGATTAAAACCCCAACAAATGTCCAGGTAGTCTGTTTTTCTCCTTACCTCCCGCTTAGATTAGTTTTGTTCTTATCTTATCAATTAAAATCTTAATATGAATTGTTTGACTGTCTCGACAATGTGCGTTCAGAAAATGTctactgttgtcatggtgctTTAGTTGCCATCAGTGGCTGCACTGAGCCGTTACCATGTAATACAGGAGTCTGGTCCCCAAGCACCTACAATCTAATTTAGGTATAGATAGATATGAGCGCTTGCACTCTAGTaaagcgttatcagttggatctggtggggcttacctctacgcacagcctcggctctggaaccaaactcctggatagggggtggactctattctactccggagtggcccatggtgtgaggcgccaggcgggtgtggggatactcataagtccccggctgagtgctgctacattggagtttaccccagtggacaaaagggtcgcctccctacgccttcgg
Coding sequences:
- the hmgb1b gene encoding high mobility group protein B1b, with translation MGKDPRKPKGRMSSYAYFVQTCREEHKKKHPDASVNFAEFSKKCSERWKTMSQKEKGKFEDMAKLDKVRYEKDMKNYDPPKGQKKKRYKDPNAPKRPPSAFFLFCGDFRPKVKSEHPGLTIGDTAKKLGEMWNGSSAENKQPYEKKAAKLKEKYEKDVVAYRTKGTVDSPAAATADDDDDEDEDDDDDDDDDDDDE
- the tex26 gene encoding testis-expressed protein 26 isoform X1 — its product is MATKEGKQWWDPYETSNRRQFICHPKSAAEILVCPTSTFVDSSSKSGALGSTVYNRDFGWKPPCKPECIRTGTASGQRRNNPHPSQSFLKWSLPGDATQSSEYVVFPRECHPSEGEIRMALTAQYSSIYRCDYAGMPQGHNHRNNGEVRIAPWQSRPEVPLPADTEMRENYRQPKQKPGLQRNYSPYSCSAPSMGCCGIVPTVVQRQAQQKRSHLTNYDRFCGKTDTNVPNMIKSLLPQELQHLHRTLPEEVKEALKPVTRIDAHPNTGDEVNKLPPVELHSCSPKGISSWTGPF
- the tex26 gene encoding testis-expressed protein 26 isoform X2 gives rise to the protein MKHPTEDNSSAIQSRQQRFCCPTSTFVDSSSKSGALGSTVYNRDFGWKPPCKPECIRTGTASGQRRNNPHPSQSFLKWSLPGDATQSSEYVVFPRECHPSEGEIRMALTAQYSSIYRCDYAGMPQGHNHRNNGEVRIAPWQSRPEVPLPADTEMRENYRQPKQKPGLQRNYSPYSCSAPSMGCCGIVPTVVQRQAQQKRSHLTNYDRFCGKTDTNVPNMIKSLLPQELQHLHRTLPEEVKEALKPVTRIDAHPNTGDEVNKLPPVELHSCSPKGISSWTGPF